Proteins from a genomic interval of Lolium perenne isolate Kyuss_39 chromosome 1, Kyuss_2.0, whole genome shotgun sequence:
- the LOC127325745 gene encoding protein DETOXIFICATION 16 isoform X1, with translation MEEQLLLGAAEKIPGGGGDGESLVLREVKKQVCLAGPLIVGYLLQNVVQMISVMFVGHLGELALSSASVATSFAAVTGFSLLFGMACSLDTLCGQAFGAGQHHMVGVYKQRAMVVLGLASVPVAALWAYTGKILLFFGQDPEIAAGAGSYIRWMIPTLFVYGPLQCYVRFLQTQSLVVPVMLSSGATALSHVLVCWVLVYKLRMGSKGAAVANAVSFLTNLFILALYVRLSPSCRTTWTGFSRHAFHGLLGFLKLAVPSALMVCMEWGSFELLVLLSGLLPNPKLEAAVLSICLNTNAFAFMVPLGLGGAISTRVSNELGAGRPQAARLAARVVMMLALAVGASEGLLMLLVRNVWGYAYSNEQEVAAYIARMMPVLAVSILFDGLQGVLSELP, from the exons ATGGAGGAGCAGCTCCTCCTCGGTGCTGCCGAGAAGATCCCAGGAGGCGGCGGCGATGGTGAGAGCTTGGTGCTGCGCGAGGTGAAGAAACAGGTGTGCCTCGCCGGGCCTCTGATCGTGGGGTACCTCCTGCAGAACGTGGTGCAGATGATCTCCGTGATGTTCGTGGGCCACCTCGGCGAGCTCGCACTGTCCAGCGCCTCCGTGGCCACCTCCTTCGCCGCGGTCACCGGCTTCAGCTTGCTGTTCGGCATGGCGTGCAGCCTGGACACGCTGTGCGGGCAAGCCTTCGGAGCGGGGCAGCACCACATGGTGGGCGTGTACAAGCAGCGGGCGATGGTGGTGCTGGGTCTGGCAAGCGTCCCGGTGGCGGCGCTGTGGGCCTACACGGGCAAGATCCTGCTCTTCTTCGGGCAGGACCCGGAGATTGCGGCAGGCGCCGGCAGCTACATCCGGTGGATGATCCCCACGCTCTTCGTCTACGGGCCGCTGCAGTGCTACGTCCGGTTCCTGCAGACGCAGAGCCTCGTGGTGCCCGTGATGCTCAGCTCCGGCGCCACGGCGCTGAGCCACGTGCTGGTGTGCTGGGTGCTGGTGTACAAGCTCCGCATGGGGAGCAAGGGCGCCGCCGTCGCCAACGCCGTCTCCTTCCTCACCAACCTCTTCATCCTCGCGCTCTACGTCAGGCTCTCGCCGTCCTGCAGGACGACCTGGACCGGGTTCTCCCGCCATGCGTTCCACGGCCTCCTCGGCTTCCTGAAGCTGGCCGTGCCGTCCGCTCTCATGGTGTG CATGGAGTGGGGATCATTCGAGCTGCTGGTGCTGCTCTCTGGTCTCCTCCCTAATCCCAAGCTCGAGGCGGCTGTTCTGTCCATCTG CTTGAACACAAACGCCTTCGCGTTCATGGTGCCGCTCGGACTCGGTGGCGCCATAAG CACGCGCGTGTCTAATGAGCTTGGAGCGGGGCGGCCGCAGGCGGCCCGCCTTGCCGCTCGCGTCGTCATGATGCTGGCGCTCGCGGTGGGCGCGTCGGAGGGGCTCCTCATGCTCCTGGTGCGCAACGTGTGGGGGTACGCCTACAGCAACGAGCAGGAGGTGGCCGCCTACATTGCCCGGATGATGCCCGTCCTCGCCGTGTCCATCCTCTTCGACGGCCTCCAGGGCGTCCTCTCAG AGCTTCCATGA
- the LOC127325745 gene encoding protein DETOXIFICATION 16 isoform X2, with the protein MEEQLLLGAAEKIPGGGGDGESLVLREVKKQVCLAGPLIVGYLLQNVVQMISVMFVGHLGELALSSASVATSFAAVTGFSLLFGMACSLDTLCGQAFGAGQHHMVGVYKQRAMVVLGLASVPVAALWAYTGKILLFFGQDPEIAAGAGSYIRWMIPTLFVYGPLQCYVRFLQTQSLVVPVMLSSGATALSHVLVCWVLVYKLRMGSKGAAVANAVSFLTNLFILALYVRLSPSCRTTWTGFSRHAFHGLLGFLKLAVPSALMVCMEWGSFELLVLLSGLLPNPKLEAAVLSICLNTNAFAFMVPLGLGGAISTRVSNELGAGRPQAARLAARVVMMLALAVGASEGLLMLLVRNVWGYAYSNEQEVAAYIARMMPVLAVSILFDGLQGVLSGVVRGCGQQKMGACVNLAAYYLVGIPVALFAAFVCHLGGMGLWFGILCGLVVQMLLLLAISFCATNWEKEAMRAKDRVFTSSLPGDIAT; encoded by the exons ATGGAGGAGCAGCTCCTCCTCGGTGCTGCCGAGAAGATCCCAGGAGGCGGCGGCGATGGTGAGAGCTTGGTGCTGCGCGAGGTGAAGAAACAGGTGTGCCTCGCCGGGCCTCTGATCGTGGGGTACCTCCTGCAGAACGTGGTGCAGATGATCTCCGTGATGTTCGTGGGCCACCTCGGCGAGCTCGCACTGTCCAGCGCCTCCGTGGCCACCTCCTTCGCCGCGGTCACCGGCTTCAGCTTGCTGTTCGGCATGGCGTGCAGCCTGGACACGCTGTGCGGGCAAGCCTTCGGAGCGGGGCAGCACCACATGGTGGGCGTGTACAAGCAGCGGGCGATGGTGGTGCTGGGTCTGGCAAGCGTCCCGGTGGCGGCGCTGTGGGCCTACACGGGCAAGATCCTGCTCTTCTTCGGGCAGGACCCGGAGATTGCGGCAGGCGCCGGCAGCTACATCCGGTGGATGATCCCCACGCTCTTCGTCTACGGGCCGCTGCAGTGCTACGTCCGGTTCCTGCAGACGCAGAGCCTCGTGGTGCCCGTGATGCTCAGCTCCGGCGCCACGGCGCTGAGCCACGTGCTGGTGTGCTGGGTGCTGGTGTACAAGCTCCGCATGGGGAGCAAGGGCGCCGCCGTCGCCAACGCCGTCTCCTTCCTCACCAACCTCTTCATCCTCGCGCTCTACGTCAGGCTCTCGCCGTCCTGCAGGACGACCTGGACCGGGTTCTCCCGCCATGCGTTCCACGGCCTCCTCGGCTTCCTGAAGCTGGCCGTGCCGTCCGCTCTCATGGTGTG CATGGAGTGGGGATCATTCGAGCTGCTGGTGCTGCTCTCTGGTCTCCTCCCTAATCCCAAGCTCGAGGCGGCTGTTCTGTCCATCTG CTTGAACACAAACGCCTTCGCGTTCATGGTGCCGCTCGGACTCGGTGGCGCCATAAG CACGCGCGTGTCTAATGAGCTTGGAGCGGGGCGGCCGCAGGCGGCCCGCCTTGCCGCTCGCGTCGTCATGATGCTGGCGCTCGCGGTGGGCGCGTCGGAGGGGCTCCTCATGCTCCTGGTGCGCAACGTGTGGGGGTACGCCTACAGCAACGAGCAGGAGGTGGCCGCCTACATTGCCCGGATGATGCCCGTCCTCGCCGTGTCCATCCTCTTCGACGGCCTCCAGGGCGTCCTCTCAG GTGTGGTTAGGGGCTGTGGACAGCAGAAGATGGGCGCCTGCGTCAACCTCGCCGCGTATTACCTCGTCGGTATCCCTGTCGCATTATTTGCCGCCTTTGTCTGTCATCTTGGAGGAATG GGGCTTTGGTTCGGAATACTGTGCGGCTTGGTGGTgcagatgctcttgcttctcgccATTTCCTTCTGCGCAACCAACTGGGAGAAAGAA GCGATGAGGGCAAAGGACAGAGTCTTCACTTCTTCGCTGCCTGGTGACATAGCAACGTAG